One genomic region from Ornithinicoccus hortensis encodes:
- a CDS encoding MFS transporter, producing MSVTCTAVSAITLPWLVLTTTGSASRTGLVVFAELAPYVVMQALAGPWVERFGPRRASRAGNLLAGAVLLLVPALHLTGQLRFEVLLGLVAVVGGLRGVADCGSAPLVPGTAGRAGVALERAAGLHASVSQGGHLVGAPLAGLLLTVLDPALVLAVSGSGICLAGLVVALGVPRSVGAPSPASDGSGRPTAYRTRLAEGLGFLAHEPVLRGPVVMIAVTNLISMGLAGVLLPAWVRDQGLPVAAVGTVAGALALGGLIGSLLGSWLAPRLRRWVTYAVGFLVGGPPLLLVLAFGAPLPVVVAVAAAGGLAGGGINPVVGAVQFERVPEPMLPRVLGAVKAVAWAGVPLGPLVAGAMTDLVGVRAALSVFGGAYVLVALAPFALRSFRLMDQRPTHPPPAGAVDAR from the coding sequence TGGTCCTCACCACGACCGGTAGCGCCTCCCGGACCGGGCTGGTCGTCTTCGCCGAGCTGGCGCCCTACGTGGTGATGCAGGCGCTGGCCGGGCCGTGGGTGGAGCGGTTCGGGCCGCGGCGGGCCAGCCGGGCGGGCAACCTGCTTGCCGGTGCGGTCCTGCTCCTCGTGCCGGCCCTGCACCTGACCGGGCAGCTGCGGTTCGAGGTCCTGCTCGGGCTGGTTGCCGTCGTCGGCGGCCTGCGCGGCGTGGCCGACTGCGGTAGCGCGCCGCTCGTCCCCGGCACCGCGGGGCGCGCCGGGGTCGCGCTGGAGCGGGCGGCGGGCCTGCACGCCAGCGTGTCGCAGGGCGGACACCTCGTCGGGGCGCCCCTGGCCGGACTGCTGCTCACCGTCCTGGACCCCGCCCTCGTGCTCGCGGTCAGCGGGTCGGGTATCTGCCTGGCCGGTCTCGTCGTCGCACTGGGCGTGCCGCGGTCGGTCGGCGCACCCAGCCCGGCGTCGGACGGGAGCGGCCGGCCCACGGCATACCGGACCCGACTCGCCGAGGGGCTCGGCTTCCTGGCGCACGAACCCGTGCTGCGCGGCCCCGTCGTGATGATCGCCGTCACCAACCTGATCTCGATGGGCCTGGCCGGGGTCCTGCTGCCCGCCTGGGTGCGGGATCAGGGACTGCCGGTCGCCGCGGTCGGCACGGTCGCCGGTGCGCTGGCCCTCGGCGGGCTGATCGGGAGTCTGCTCGGGTCGTGGCTGGCGCCGCGGCTGCGACGCTGGGTTACCTACGCCGTGGGTTTCCTGGTGGGCGGCCCCCCGCTGCTGTTGGTCCTGGCGTTCGGGGCGCCCCTGCCCGTGGTGGTCGCGGTCGCGGCGGCCGGTGGGCTAGCCGGGGGTGGCATCAACCCTGTCGTGGGGGCGGTGCAGTTCGAGCGGGTGCCGGAGCCGATGCTGCCCCGCGTCCTGGGTGCGGTGAAGGCGGTCGCGTGGGCGGGTGTGCCGCTGGGGCCGTTGGTGGCCGGAGCGATGACCGACCTCGTGGGGGTCCGGGCCGCGCTGTCGGTCTTCGGTGGCGCCTACGTGCTCGTGGCGCTGGCGCCCTTCGCGCTGCGCTCGTTCCGGTTGATGGACCA